ACCGGCATAGCGGATCACGCTGTGGTCAATCAGTGCTTTGGTAATTGCATCCGATGCAGCGCTGTAGCGCTTGTCATGCCAGCGGGCGTCGGCTTTCAGCAACGCCCAGGAAATCAGCACGTCGCCATCTGCAGCGTTGTTTTTGTCGGCGACCGGGTTGGACTCTGCGGGGTTATAGCGCCAGTAAAACAGACCATTTTCTTTGTTCTTTAGCCGACTGTCTGTCCATTGCCAGAGCTTATCGAACGTGGCTTTATCGTCGTTGGCCACCGCCATCAGCATGGCAAAACCCTGACCTTCCGTATGCGACACGCCGCCATTACCGGTATCAACAATACGGCCTTCCGGTTTGAAAAAGCGGGCCTTGTAACTCTCCCAGGCCCGATCCGCATGAGAGAGAGGCGAAAACAGCACACTCATCATGACGGCCAGCGTTGCGCAGACGGGTTTTCGCATAATTAACTCGATCCGGTTATTCGGCACTTCGCAGTGAAATCTCACCGCCCATCCAGGGTTTGATCACGCCATCCTGCTCAAGAAGCAGCGCGCCCTGTGCGTCAATACCGCGCGAAGTTCCGTAGATCTCTTTATCACCAATCAGCAATTTCACCGGGCGGTTGATGAAGTTATCCAGCTTTTCCCAACGAGACAGGAACGATGCCAGCCCTTCCTGCTCAAAAAGCGTGAGTGAACTGCGCAACTCTTTAATCATACGCACGGCAAGGGTGTTGCGATCGATGACGATCCCCGCCTCCTGAAGGTTAGTCCAGGCCTGATTCACCACATCATTTTGTACATTGCGCATTACCATGTTGAGGCCTGCGCCGATGACGATTTGCGCCGCATCGCCCGTTTTTCCCGTCAGTTCGACCAGAATACCGGCAAGTTTACGATCGTTGAGGTAGAGGTCATTAGGCCATTTAACGCGTACTTTATCCGCCCCCAGATCGTGCAGAACTTCCGCCATGACGATGCCGATGACCAGACTCAGACCAATGGCAGCGGCCGGGCCCTGCTCGAGTCGCCAGTACATGGACAGATAGAGGTTAGCGCCAAATGGCGAAAACCATTTGCGACCGCGACGGCCGCGACCGGCCTGTTGATATTCAGCAACGCAGGCATCGCCGGATTTCAGCTCAGGCAGACGATCCAGAAGATACTGGTTCGTCGAATCAATCACCGGCAGCACCGCAACATTGCCGTGTCCGATCTGGCTGCGGATCGCTTCTTCATTCAGCAATTGAATCGGCTCCGGCAGGCTGTAGCCC
This region of Enterobacter asburiae genomic DNA includes:
- the birA gene encoding bifunctional biotin--[acetyl-CoA-carboxylase] ligase/biotin operon repressor BirA; this encodes MKDNTVPLTLISILADGEFHSGEQLGEQLGMSRAAINKHIQTLRDWGVDVFTVPGKGYSLPEPIQLLNEEAIRSQIGHGNVAVLPVIDSTNQYLLDRLPELKSGDACVAEYQQAGRGRRGRKWFSPFGANLYLSMYWRLEQGPAAAIGLSLVIGIVMAEVLHDLGADKVRVKWPNDLYLNDRKLAGILVELTGKTGDAAQIVIGAGLNMVMRNVQNDVVNQAWTNLQEAGIVIDRNTLAVRMIKELRSSLTLFEQEGLASFLSRWEKLDNFINRPVKLLIGDKEIYGTSRGIDAQGALLLEQDGVIKPWMGGEISLRSAE